A single region of the Salvia splendens isolate huo1 chromosome 18, SspV2, whole genome shotgun sequence genome encodes:
- the LOC121775930 gene encoding tobamovirus multiplication protein 1-like, producing MTRMLMSFPAIDAGAGVMTASWWDEINESVAWQDGIFYSLCASYALVSAVALIQLIRIELRVPEYGWTTQKVFHLMNFIVNGVRAIVFGFHKNVFLLHPKALSLVLLESPGLLFFSTYTLLVLFWAEIYHHQARSLPTDKLRIWYFAINSGVYFVQAGIWVYLWIDDNSTAEFVGKIFVAVVSFAAALGFLMYGGRLFIMLRRFPIESKGRRKKLYEVGSVTAICFTCFLIRCFVVMLSAFDLDASLDVLDHPVLNVIYYTLVEILPSALVLYILRKLPPKRVPSAQYHPIQ from the exons ATGACCAGAATGCTGATGAGCTTTCCGGCCATCGATGCCGGCGCCGGAGTGATGACGGCCAGCTGGTGGGATGAGATCAACGAGTCCGTCGCATGGCAAGACGGGATATTCTACTCTCTCTGCGCCTCCTATGCCCTCGTTTCCGCCGTTGCCCTT ATTCAATTGATAAGAATTGAACTTAGAGTGCCCGAATATGGTTGGACCACACAAAAGGTTTTCCACCTTATGAACTTTATAGTAAATGGAG TGCGTGCTATCGTGTTTGGATTTCATAAAAATGTCTTTCTTCTACATCCTAAG GCCCTCTCTTTGGTTTTGCTGGAATCTCCTGGCCTGCTCTTCTTCTCCACATATACTCTTCTTGTCCTTTTTTGGGCAGAGATATATCATCATCAG GCCAGAAGCCTGCCGACTGATAAACTAAGAATCTGGTACTTTGCTATCAACAGTGGAGTATACTTTGTGCAG GCTGGTATTTGGGTGTACCTCTGGATAGATGATAACAGCACTGCAGAATTTGTTGGAAAGATATTTGTTGCAG TGGTTTCATTTGCAGCTGCATTAGGATTTCTGATGTATGGAGGAAG GTTGTTTATCATGCTAAGACGCTTCCCTATTGAATCTAAAGGGAGGAGAAAGAAACTTTACGAG GTTGGATCTGTGACTGCTATTTGCTTCACTTGTTTCCTTATAAGGTGTTTCGTG GTTATGCTCTCAGCCTTTGATTTAGATGCATCACTAGATGTATTGGACCATCCAGTTTTGAATGTAATCTACTACACG CTGGTTGAGATTCTTCCTTCAGCTCTGGTTCTGTACATATTGCGCAAGCTGCCTCCAAAAAGAGTACCATCAGCACAGTATCACCCTATCCAGTAG
- the LOC121777027 gene encoding uncharacterized protein LOC121777027, with protein sequence MDYVLLTTLIEMRNGIGRDDAAFPNYMIRLCVKLINRRFGCELSCSDVNTRLMVLKQRYETFKVLVATHGVRWEQADKIVVANEEVWRGVLMLNAFAGAYYHRDEPHFNELATIFGYNDVKVEDATEVITISDNTEIVVITDTVEPNAPVRGRMQQLDVDLDEVNSPSPGAACRVRRKLFHFDSVKLDLDHLSSSNSPSRVIPAKKLTVSSPKGSSGASCSPLPRSRKTLP encoded by the exons ATGGATTATGTCTTGCTCACCACCCTCATCGAGATGAGGAATGGCATTGGAAGGGACGATGCAGCCTTCCCCAATTATATGATTAGATTATGTGTTAAATTGATTAACCGTCGTTTTGGTTGTGAACTTTCATGCAGCGACGTCAATACGCGGCTCATGGTTCTGAAGCAGCGATATGAAACGTTCAAGGTATTGGTCGCCACTCACGGCGTTCGTTGGGAACAGGCCGACAAAATCGTGGTGGCCAATGAAGAAGTCTGGAGGGGGGTACTCATG CTGAATGCGTTCGCCGGTGCGTACTACCATCGCGACGAACCACATTTTAACGAGCTAGCCACTATATTCGGTTACAATGACGTGAAGGTAGAGGATGCAACCGAGGTGATAACCATATCCGACAACACTGAGATCGTAGTCATTACTGACACTGTCGAGCCAAACGCCCCCGTTCGTGGGCGTATGCAACAATTGGATGTGGATCTTGATGAGGTCAACTCACCCTCGCCTGGGGCAGCATGTCGTGTTCGCCGTAAGCTATTTCATTTTGATTCGGTGAAACTAGACCTAGACCACCTATCATCCTCAAATTCGCCTAGCCGCGTCATACCTGCGAAGAAGCTAACAGTGTCTTCACCCAAAGGTTCCTCGGGGGCTTCTTGCAGCCCGCTCCCAAGGTCTCGCAAGACGTTACCATAG
- the LOC121777909 gene encoding B3 domain-containing protein REM1-like has translation MGGEGSNSIPNVDPDYQRLPSFIKVFHQERCKDDMRLPPEFVAIHGYDLPFDCRLVWPNGVRYTVRILKLSNGFFFSSGWREFVRATNVIHGDHLTFTLVDVGVFNVKRFDSATHCPPQGDVDVVVDDDEADCYSPDIDTSDDYVPSDIESDTIVDEDYADDSGALSIDGNPTFVIELTQTNIDRNIEIPLCFWNRHIPMGAIKAGVCLVTEGGMWRCTLKHSSRKIWVKHGWARFKHEHNLVEGVRCHFELVDALLVQFYVWFDHP, from the exons ATGGGAGGCGAAGGTTCGAACTCCATCCCGAATGTTGATCCGGACTACCAACGACTACCCTCCTTCATCAAGGTTTTCCACCAAGAGCGTTGCAAAGATGACATG CGACTTCCTCCGGAGTTCGTGGCGATTCACGGGTATGACCTTCCGTTCGACTGTAGGCTCGTCTGGCCGAATGGAGTACGATACACGGTGCGAATTCTGAAGCTATCCAATGGGTTCTTCTTCTCTTCCGGATGGCGCGAGTTTGTTCGGGCTACTAATGTCATACACGGAGATCATCTGACCTTCACTTTGGTCGATGTTGGGGTTTTCAACGTGAAGCGGTTTGATAGCGCCACACATTGTCCACCACAGGGAGACGTTGACG TTGTTGTAGACGACGATGAGGCAGATTGTTACTCCCCGGACATCGATACGTCCGACGATTACGTGCCATCGGATATTGAATCTGACACAATCGTGGATGAGGACTACGCGGACGATAGCGGGGCACTAAGCATCGATGGGAACCCTACATTCGTCATTGAACTAACCCAGACGAACATCGATCGCAACATTGAGATCCCGTTATGCTTCTGGAACCGCCATATCCCAATGGGAGCTATTAAAGCGGGAGTGTGTCTGGTGACCGAAGGAGGGATGTGGCGATGTACATTGAAACACAGCTCGAGGAAGATATGGGTGAAGCATGGATGGGCACGGTTCAAACACGAGCACAATCTGGTGGAAGGGGTGCGTTGCCATTTTGAGCTCGTTGATGCATTGCTTGTCCAATTTTACGTGTGGTTTGATCATCCTTAG
- the LOC121777522 gene encoding pentatricopeptide repeat-containing protein At4g28010-like, giving the protein MVLPLMRKNLSLFLKRKNPIQNKFFTTNLVLNPNCTKLQEVDQVETQITSLCQKPNSLVNLQNACSLFEQSVEMGVIPSGPSSDLLLQTLVKNKKHNLALSIYRKMVCSGALPRYLSLSALVECLVHLSAPHLALGAIGLMLKQGYTINLYIANVVLNGLCSNGFVVDAEEFLGEMDRNHVSPDIVSFNTLIKGLHREKRLDEAMNMKRRMESANIAPNLITYNILMDAHFVVDRVDGAMMLLEEMRMKGLEPDVFFYDTLINGFCRKGDVSRAREILNLMSDKGLSPDRVSYTCLMRGFCQKGNLKEVKRLFNEMLKNCIRPDAVTFGSIIGGLCQVGNVEKAVEMFNFMLDKGEEPTNTIYNILIDGLCKAGQFSDAFKILEVMVEKQKNPDIVTYNTVLRGLCEVGKVDAAVKLYKSMVSKTNHVDPDSWTICTLVKGLCMEGHLGMAEQIIRGMTKQNKPTDVAPYTVLIGAYLKEGKVQKALITWKAILQSGSIPDSRSYSALINGLCKCSRMNIAKGIFNKMRTAGPSPTSFDYNLLMAALCREGSLDQAGALFRDMVGGSCEPDVVSFNIMIESAIKAGNIEFANELVGDMQHKGLRPDALTFSVLINSFSKLRMMAEAKSLFEKMKAAGFLPHSVVYDSLLKGLKAVGNAEEIINLIQEMAEAGVALDDELTSTILTCICDLPEGHNISQLLPSFTRKNIDGGSIPPDELLRNLQNVFPMLQTSSPS; this is encoded by the coding sequence ATGGTGTTGCCATTGATGCGAAAGAACCTGTCGCTATTTCTGAAGCGAAAAAATCCCATACAAAACAAGTTTTTCACCACAAACCTAGTCTTAAATCCTAATTGCACTAAACTCCAAGAGGTAGACCAGGTGGAAACCCAAATCACATCTCTATGTCAAAAACCCAACTCATTGGTAAATTTGCAGAATGCATGTTCTCTATTTGAGCAATCTGTGGAAATGGGTGTCATTCCATCGGGGCCTTCCAGCGATCTTCTTTTGCAAACCCTTGTCAAGAACAAGAAGCACAATTTGGCTCTTAGTATTTATAGGAAGATGGTGTGTTCTGGGGCTTTACCAAGATATTTGTCATTATCGGCTTTGGTTGAGTGCTTGGTACATCTCTCCGCACCCCATTTGGCTCTGGGGGCAATTGGGTTGATGTTGAAGCAAGGCTACACCATTAATCTATATATCGCCAATGTCGTGTTGAATGGCCTTTGTTCTAATGGATTTGTGGTTGATGCTGAGGAATTTTTAGGTGAGATGGATAGGAATCACGTGTCTCCAGATATAGTTAGCTTTAATACTTTGATAAAAGGGTTGCACCGGGAGAAGAGATTAGATGAAGCTATGAATATGAAGAGAAGAATGGAGTCTGCAAATATTGCTCCCAATTTGATCACATATAACATTCTGATGGATGCTCATTTTGTGGTGGATCGTGTGGATGGAGCAATGATGTTGTTGGAAGAGATGAGGATGAAAGGGTTGGAACCTGATGTTTTCTTCTATGACACACTTATAAATGGTTTTTGCCGTAAAGGTGATGTTAGTAGAGCGCGTGAGATTTTGAATCTTATGTCAGATAAAGGACTTTCTCCGGATAGAGTTTCTTACACTTGCTTGATGCGTGGTTTCTGCCAGAAGGGGAATCTAAAGGAAGTGAAGCGCTTGTTCAATGAAATGTTAAAAAATTGCATCCGCCCTGATGCTGTTACGTTTGGAAGTATAATCGGCGGGCTTTGCCAAGTTGGGAATGTGGAGAAAGCAGTGGAGATGTTTAACTTTATGTTAGACAAGGGAGAAGAGCCAACTAATACAATATATAACATTCTAATTGATGGATTATGCAAGGCAGGACAGTTCAGTGATGCTTTTAAGATTCTGGAAGTGATGGTGGAGAAGCAAAAGAATCCTGATATTGTAACTTACAATACAGTATTAAGAGGCCTATGTGAAGTTGGGAAGGTTGATGCTGCTGTCAAACTTTATAAATCTATGGTATCAAAGACAAATCATGTTGATCCTGATTCTTGGACTATTTGTACCCTAGTCAAAGGGCTGTGCATGGAAGGCCATCTTGGAATGGCAGAACAAATTATTCGTGGCATGACTAAACAGAATAAGCCAACTGATGTTGCACCATACACTGTGCTAATTGGAGCTTATCTGAAGGAAGGAAAGGTTCAGAAAGCGCTAATCACCTGGAAGGCTATTTTGCAGTCGGGGTCCATTCCCGATTCGAGGTCTTATAGTGCTCTTATAAATGGTTTATGCAAATGTAGCCGAATGAACATTGCAAAAGGTATTTTTAACAAAATGAGAACCGCGGGTCCCAGTCCTACCTCGTTTGACTACAACTTGTTGATGGCCGCCTTATGTAGGGAGGGTAGTTTGGACCAAGCTGGAGCTTTGTTTAGAGATATGGTTGGTGGTAGTTGTGAACCAGATGTTGTCTCATTCAACATAATGATCGAGTCCGCCATAAAAGCAGGGAATATTGAGTTTGCCAATGAGCTAGTGGGTGATATGCAGCATAAGGGTCTGCGTCCTGATGCATTGACATTTTCTGTTTTGATTAATAGCTTTTCGAAATTAAGAATGATGGCAGAAGCCAAATCGTTGTTTGAAAAGATGAAAGCTGCTGGCTTCCTGCCACATTCCGTTGTTTATGATTCTTTGCTCAAAGGCTTGAAAGCAGTGGGcaatgcagaagaaataatcaatTTGATTCAGGAAATGGCAGAAGCAGGTGTTGCTCTTGATGATGAACTGACTTCTACAATATTGACGTGCATATGCGATTTACCTGAAGGCCATAATATTTCACAGCTTCTACCAAGTTTTACTAGAAAGAATATAGATGGTGGTAGCATCCCACCCGACGAGTTGTTAAGGAATCTCCAAAATGTCTTTCCCATGCTTCAAACTTCAAGCCCCTCTTGA